One Niallia circulans DNA segment encodes these proteins:
- a CDS encoding LysR family transcriptional regulator, with product MESHELKIFKHVAELQSVSKAAEKLGYVQPNVSQRIKNLENELGVRLFMRNNRGVTLTEEGKKLLDYTNEILQLIDEAKTAVNPNKWREPLKIGASQTISAVKIPHLLSSFLKEYNNIDVKVRTNNNLTLEKMLFYGEVDGIFVNSSKNITNCDVIYSYFEKIVLITPKLNPFDINSNHTLIVNSDVNCIYRKQLLELSKESNFHSSNIIEFESLESIIQAVHDGLGISIIPADIAANRKSTKEIIFTELPKKIQVDFLIKNKKQQTPGLKKFIRFLQINNNKK from the coding sequence TTGGAAAGTCATGAATTAAAGATTTTCAAACACGTTGCAGAACTGCAATCAGTATCTAAAGCTGCGGAAAAATTGGGATATGTACAACCAAATGTTAGTCAACGGATTAAGAATTTAGAAAATGAACTAGGTGTTCGGTTATTTATGCGCAATAATCGGGGAGTAACATTGACTGAAGAAGGGAAAAAATTATTAGATTATACAAATGAAATATTACAATTAATAGATGAAGCTAAGACAGCTGTTAATCCTAACAAATGGAGAGAACCATTAAAAATAGGGGCCTCTCAAACAATTTCTGCAGTTAAAATTCCTCACTTACTTTCTTCTTTTTTAAAAGAATATAATAATATAGATGTAAAAGTAAGAACAAATAATAATTTGACGTTAGAAAAAATGCTTTTCTATGGTGAAGTTGATGGTATATTTGTAAATAGTAGTAAAAATATAACTAATTGCGATGTTATTTATAGTTACTTTGAGAAAATAGTACTAATAACTCCTAAACTTAATCCCTTTGACATTAATTCTAATCATACGTTAATAGTTAATAGTGATGTAAATTGCATATATCGAAAACAATTATTGGAGTTGTCCAAAGAAAGCAACTTTCATAGTTCCAATATCATTGAGTTTGAATCACTAGAATCCATTATTCAAGCAGTTCATGATGGACTTGGTATTAGCATAATACCTGCAGACATTGCAGCAAATCGAAAAAGTACAAAAGAAATCATATTCACAGAATTACCTAAAAAAATACAAGTAGACTTTTTAATTAAGAACAAAAAACAGCAAACACCAGGTTTAAAAAAATTCATTCGCTTTTTGCAAATAAACAACAATAAAAAATAA
- a CDS encoding SDR family NAD(P)-dependent oxidoreductase has protein sequence MRLKNKVVIITGGGTGVGRATAVKLAAEGAKVVINYNQSDMEALKVVNEIKQNGGIAIAHKANVAKEKEVKELVYQTVQTFGSVDGLVNNASITAQIAMDDLDTVTDEIWDSLFSVNVKGMFYCIKAVVPYMKKQQSGVIVNMGSVAGITGIGSSIPYAATKSAIHTMTRSLAIALAPSIRVNSISPGAVETKWWAGNEKKMYQLAGKLPLQRISTPEDIAEAIIFQLTQESITGQVFTIDNGQTL, from the coding sequence ATGAGATTAAAGAATAAAGTAGTAATTATAACTGGTGGTGGCACTGGAGTAGGAAGAGCTACAGCTGTAAAACTAGCAGCTGAGGGTGCAAAAGTAGTGATAAATTACAACCAATCTGATATGGAAGCTCTTAAAGTTGTCAATGAGATAAAACAAAATGGAGGGATAGCTATTGCTCATAAAGCAAATGTAGCAAAAGAAAAGGAAGTAAAGGAATTAGTATATCAAACTGTTCAAACTTTTGGATCTGTCGATGGCTTAGTAAACAACGCGAGTATTACAGCTCAAATAGCTATGGATGACTTAGATACAGTAACAGATGAAATATGGGATTCTCTTTTCAGTGTAAATGTGAAGGGAATGTTCTATTGCATAAAAGCTGTTGTCCCTTATATGAAAAAACAACAATCTGGAGTAATAGTAAATATGGGAAGTGTAGCAGGAATTACTGGTATAGGTTCGTCCATCCCATATGCAGCAACAAAATCTGCTATACATACAATGACAAGGTCCTTAGCTATTGCATTGGCACCTTCAATAAGAGTTAATAGTATTTCTCCTGGAGCTGTAGAAACAAAGTGGTGGGCTGGTAATGAAAAGAAGATGTATCAACTTGCAGGTAAATTACCACTACAAAGGATTTCCACACCAGAGGATATAGCAGAAGCTATAATTTTTCAACTAACTCAAGAGTCTATAACGGGGCAAGTATTTACTATAGATAATGGTCAAACCCTCTAA